A DNA window from Calliphora vicina chromosome 1, idCalVici1.1, whole genome shotgun sequence contains the following coding sequences:
- the LOC135962996 gene encoding uncharacterized protein LOC135962996, whose product MYEFPKTKLIMNNDGQRCINKSHLILLIFAIALNNVQRCDGHGRLIEPPSRASAWRYGFNTPPDYNDHELYCGGFTRQWKRNEGKCGVCGDAWDMKEPRPHEQGGQWGQGVIVRRYSPGSQMTIRVELTASHMGYFEFRLCPEPKANQECLDRNLLTILGGAPSVPAPNDLETRFYPRNGSRIYEIKSKLPDITCDQCVLQWRYIAGNNWGMCPDGNGAVGCGPQEEFRSCADIALGEGIPKRPVRPPIRPTLRPKTTTTSTEPSQPEESTEPFNYVPLLVIFILLFLGLVALAIWYLYRKNNPLIAQCKEYVDKRLCKKKPLPGTVTTATQKRSTLSAFSSVPVLGNNPLKADTANRTSTDAVPVPPPRLKRNSRVKEMSPDESSIA is encoded by the exons ATGTACGAATTCCCTAAAACAAAATTGATAATGAACAATGATGGCCAGCGCTGTATAAATAAAAGCCATTTGATATTGCTCATATTTGCCATTGCTCTGAATAATGTACAACGCTGTGATGGTCATGGTCGACTAATCGAACCACCAAGTCGTGCATCGGCATGGCGTTATGGTTTCAACACACCGCCTGACTACAATGACCACGAATTGTACTGTGGCGGTTTTACGCGTCAGTGGAAACGCAATGAAGGTAAATGCGGTGTATGTGGAGATGCGTGGGATATGAAAGAACCACGACCCCATGAACAAGGCGGCCAATGGGGTCAGGGAGTAATTGTGCGTCGCTATTCTCCTGGATCACAAATGACCATACGCGTAGAGTTAACCGCCAGTCATATGGG atattttgagTTCCGTCTATGTCCAGAGCCGAAAGCAAATCAGGAATGCTTAGATCGTAATCTATTAACAATTCTAGGAGGAGCACCATCTGTGCCAGCGCCAAATGATTTAGAAACACGATTCTATCCCCGAAATGGAAGtagaatttatgaaataaagtCCAAGTTACCAG ATATAACATGTGATCAATGCGTTTTGCAATGGCGGTACATAGCTGGAAATAACTGGGGTATGTGTCCCGATGGCAATGGAGCTGTTGGCTGTGGTCCGCAGGAAGAATTTAGATCATGTGCTGATATTGCATTGGGAGAAGGCATTCCCAAACGTCCAGTCAGACCTCCCATTCGTCCAACATTGCGTCCCAAAACAACTACCACCAGCACGGAGCCCAGTCAACCAGAGGAATCCACGGAGCCATTCAATTATGTTCCCCTACTTGTTATATTCATTTTATTGTTCCTTGGCTTGGTTGCCTTGGCCATTTGGTATTTGTATCGGAAGAATAATCCGCTTATTGCACAATGCAAGGAATATGTCGATAAACGTCTATGTAAGAAAAAGCCACTGCCTGGTACAGTAACGACTGCTACACAAAAACGATCGACACTATCAGCGTTTAGTTCAGTTCCTGTACTTGGAAATAATCCCCTCAAAGCAGACACTGCTAATCGGACATCCACTGATGCAGTACCAGTTCCACCGCCTCGCTTAAAACGAAATTCTCGCGTTAAAGAGATGTCACCCGATGAATCAAGCATAGCATAA